The following are encoded together in the Pungitius pungitius chromosome 7, fPunPun2.1, whole genome shotgun sequence genome:
- the exoc1 gene encoding exocyst complex component 1 isoform X6 — protein MTAIKHALQRDIFTPNDERLLGIVNVCKAGKKKKNCFLCATVTTERPVQVKVVKVKKSDKGDFYKRQQTWELRDLMEVDAKDASKENPEFDLHFEKVYRWVASSAAEKNSFISCIWKLNQRYLRKKVEFVNVSSQLLEESVPSGESQSVAGGDEDALDDYQELSAREEQDIEGMMEMCEYAVSNAEAFAEQLSRELQVLDGANIQSIMASEKQVNILMQLLDEALGEVDTIEGKLSSYEEKLQSVKEQMDQISQSNRLIQISNTNNVKLLDEIQFLVNYMDLSKGHIRALQEGDLTSPKGIEACINASEALSQCMNVALRPGHDKLTAVTQQQLLFAELRDTFARRLTNHLNNVFVHQGHDQSSTLSQHTEMSLPKHSPLHRDLLRYAKLMEWLKNTHREKYEGLSRTYVDYMSRLYEREIKDFFEVAKIKMAGTSKEAKGKFGLHGSSGKLTGSTSSLNKLTVQGANSRRSQSSSLLDMGNMSASDLDVADRTKFDKIFEQVLSELEPLCLAEQDFISKFFKLQQHPAVMPPLAQPETEEADGGTASRIPPQAEHRQSLSSEKDLVRLMMNKIFQSIETELNSLIALGDKIDSFNSLYMLVKMSHHVWTAENVDPASYLSTTLGNVLVTVKRNFDKCISAQIRQMEEVKISKKSKVGILLFVTGFEEFAELAETIFRNAERRGDLDKAYVKLIRAVFMNVEKVANESQKTPRDVVMMENFHHIFSTLSRLKISCLDAERREAKHKYTDHLQSYVINSLGQPLEKLNHFFEGVEARVAQGVREEEVSYQLAFNKQELRKVIKEYPGKEVKKGLDNLYKKVDKHLCDEESLLQVVWHSMQDEFIRQYKHFEDLIGRCYPGSGITMEFTIRDMLEYFSSIAQSH, from the exons ATGACAGCCATCAAGCACGCCCTCCAGAGGGACATCTTCACGCCCAACGACGAGCGCCTCCTCGGCATTGTCAACGTCTGCAAGgcggggaagaaaaagaagaactgcTTCCTGTGCGCGACGG TCACCACGGAGAGGCCGGTCCAGGTGAAAGTGGTCAAGGTGAAGAAATCCGACAAAGGGGACTTCTACAAGCGGCAGCAGACGTGGGAGCTCCGAGATCTGATGGAAGTAGACGCCAAAGATGCCAGCAAG GAGAACCCCGAATTCGACCTTCACTTCGAGAAGGTGTACCGCTGGGTGGCCAGCAGCGCGGCCGAGAAGAACTCCTTCATCTCCTGCATCTGGAAGCTGAACCAGCGGTACCTGAGGAAGAAGGTGGAGTTTGTGAATGTCAGTTCTCAGCTGCTGGAAG AGTCGGTGCCGAGCGGAGAGAGTCAGAGTGTTGCCGGGGGCGACGAGGACGCCCTGGACGACTACCAGGAGCTGAGCGCCCGCGAGGAGCAGGACATCGAGGGCATGATGGAGATGTGCGAGTACGCCGTCTCCAACGCCGAGGCCTTCGCCGAGCAGCTCTCCAGAGAGCTGCAGGTCCTCGACGGG GCCAATATCCAGTCCATCATGGCGTCGGAGAAGCAGGTGAACATCCTGATGCAGCTGCTGGACGAGGCGCTGGGCGAGGTGGACACCATCGAGGGAAAGCTCAGCAGCTacgaggagaagctgcagagcgTCAAGGAGCAGATGGACCAGATCTCCCAGAGCAACCGCCTCATCCAGATCAGCAACACCAACAACGTCAAGCTGCTGGACGAGATCCAGTTCCTGGTG AACTACATGGACCTGTCCAAAGGTCACATCCGAGCGCTGCAGGAGGGGGACCTGACCTCCCCCAAAGGCATCGAGGCCTGCATCAACGCGTCCGAAGCGCTCTCTCAGTGCATGAACGTGGCCCTGCGGCCCG GTCACGACAAGCTGACGGCTGTgacgcagcagcagctcctgttcGCCGAGCTGAGGGACACCTTCGCCCGGCGCCTCACCAACCACCTCAACAACGTGTTTGTTCACCAG GGCCACGACCAGAGCTCCACGCTGTCCCAGCACACGGAGATGAGCCTGCCCAAACACAGCCCCCTCCACCGGGACCTGCTGCGCTACGCCAAGCTCATGGAGTGGCTGAAGAACACCCACCGGGAGAAGTACGAGGGCCTGTCCAGG ACCTACGTCGACTATATGAGCAGATTATACGAACGAGAGATCAAAGACTTCTTCGAGGTGGCCAAGATAAAGATGGCGGGTACGAGCAAGGAGGCCAAGGGCAAGTTCG GCCTGCACGGCAGCTCTGGGAAGCTGACGGGCTCGACCTCGAGCCTCAACAAGCTGACCGTGCAGGGCGCCAACAGCCGGCGCTCCcagtcctcctcgctgctggACATGGGCAACATGTCCGCATCGGACCTGGACGTCGCCGACAGGACCAAGTTTGACAAG ATCTTCGAGCAGGTCCTCAGTGAGCTGGAGCCGCTCTGTCTCGCCGAGCAGGACTTCATCAGCAAGTTCTtcaagctgcagcagcacccgGCGGTGATGCCCCCGCTCGCTCAG CCTGAGACGGAGGAAGCGGACGGAGGCACCGCGTCGAGGATTCCTCCCCAGGCCGAACACAGACAGTCTCTCTCCTCAGA GAAAGACCTCGTGCGGCTGATGATGAATAAGATCTTTCAAAGCATCGAGACCGAGCTCAACAGTCTCATCGCCCTGGGCGACAAGATCGACAGCTTCAACTCTCTGTACATGCTGGTGAAGATGAGTCACCACGTGTGGACGGCCGAGAACGTCGACCCGGCCTCTTACCTCAGCACCACCCTGGGCAACGTGCTGGTCACGGTCAAGAGGAACTTTGACAAATGCATT TCGGCTCAGATCAGACAGATGGAGGAAGTGAAGATTTCTAAGAAAAGCAAAGTGGGAATCCTCCTTTTTGTCACGGGGTTCGAGGAGTTTGCCGAGCTGGCCGAGACCATCTTCCGTAACGCTGAGCGCCGAGGAGACCTGGACAAAGCTTACGTGAAACTCATCAGGGCCGTCTTCATGAATG tggagaAGGTCGCCAACGAAAGCCAGAAAACTCCGCGGGACGTCGTGATGATGGAGAACTTCCACCACATCTTCTCCACGCTGTCGCGTCTGAAGATCTCCTGCCTGGACGCAGAGCGGCGAGAGGCCAAGCACAAGTACACCGACCACCTGCAGTCCTACGTGATCAACTCTCTGGGCCAGCCGCTAGAAAAGCTCAAC CATTTCTTCGAAGGAGTCGAGGCCCGCGTGGCTCAGGGCGTCCgtgaggaggaggtgagctACCAGCTGGCCTTCAACAAGCAGGAGCTGCGTAAAGTCATCAAGGAGTATCCCGGCAAGGAGGTAAAAAAGGGACTCGACAACCTCTACAAGAAGGTTGACAAACATCTGTGCGATGAAGAAAGTCTGCTGCAG GTGGTGTGGCACTCCATGCAGGACGAGTTCATCCGACAGTACAAGCACTTTGAGGACCTGATCGGCAGATGCTACCCTGGGTCTGGAATCACCATGGAGTTCACCATCAGGGACATGTTGGAGTACTTCTCCAGCATTGCTCAGTCCCACTGA
- the exoc1 gene encoding exocyst complex component 1 isoform X1 — translation MTAIKHALQRDIFTPNDERLLGIVNVCKAGKKKKNCFLCATVTTERPVQVKVVKVKKSDKGDFYKRQQTWELRDLMEVDAKDASKENPEFDLHFEKVYRWVASSAAEKNSFISCIWKLNQRYLRKKVEFVNVSSQLLEELPKAEESVPSGESQSVAGGDEDALDDYQELSAREEQDIEGMMEMCEYAVSNAEAFAEQLSRELQVLDGANIQSIMASEKQVNILMQLLDEALGEVDTIEGKLSSYEEKLQSVKEQMDQISQSNRLIQISNTNNVKLLDEIQFLVNYMDLSKGHIRALQEGDLTSPKGIEACINASEALSQCMNVALRPGHDKLTAVTQQQLLFAELRDTFARRLTNHLNNVFVHQFNHFSHFKMTIPQFYRSSCLSLPGHDQSSTLSQHTEMSLPKHSPLHRDLLRYAKLMEWLKNTHREKYEGLSRTYVDYMSRLYEREIKDFFEVAKIKMAGTSKEAKGKFATLPRKESALKQETESLHGSSGKLTGSTSSLNKLTVQGANSRRSQSSSLLDMGNMSASDLDVADRTKFDKIFEQVLSELEPLCLAEQDFISKFFKLQQHPAVMPPLAQPETEEADGGTASRIPPQAEHRQSLSSEKDLVRLMMNKIFQSIETELNSLIALGDKIDSFNSLYMLVKMSHHVWTAENVDPASYLSTTLGNVLVTVKRNFDKCISAQIRQMEEVKISKKSKVGILLFVTGFEEFAELAETIFRNAERRGDLDKAYVKLIRAVFMNVEKVANESQKTPRDVVMMENFHHIFSTLSRLKISCLDAERREAKHKYTDHLQSYVINSLGQPLEKLNHFFEGVEARVAQGVREEEVSYQLAFNKQELRKVIKEYPGKEVKKGLDNLYKKVDKHLCDEESLLQVVWHSMQDEFIRQYKHFEDLIGRCYPGSGITMEFTIRDMLEYFSSIAQSH, via the exons ATGACAGCCATCAAGCACGCCCTCCAGAGGGACATCTTCACGCCCAACGACGAGCGCCTCCTCGGCATTGTCAACGTCTGCAAGgcggggaagaaaaagaagaactgcTTCCTGTGCGCGACGG TCACCACGGAGAGGCCGGTCCAGGTGAAAGTGGTCAAGGTGAAGAAATCCGACAAAGGGGACTTCTACAAGCGGCAGCAGACGTGGGAGCTCCGAGATCTGATGGAAGTAGACGCCAAAGATGCCAGCAAG GAGAACCCCGAATTCGACCTTCACTTCGAGAAGGTGTACCGCTGGGTGGCCAGCAGCGCGGCCGAGAAGAACTCCTTCATCTCCTGCATCTGGAAGCTGAACCAGCGGTACCTGAGGAAGAAGGTGGAGTTTGTGAATGTCAGTTCTCAGCTGCTGGAAG AACTTCCTAAAGCGGAAG AGTCGGTGCCGAGCGGAGAGAGTCAGAGTGTTGCCGGGGGCGACGAGGACGCCCTGGACGACTACCAGGAGCTGAGCGCCCGCGAGGAGCAGGACATCGAGGGCATGATGGAGATGTGCGAGTACGCCGTCTCCAACGCCGAGGCCTTCGCCGAGCAGCTCTCCAGAGAGCTGCAGGTCCTCGACGGG GCCAATATCCAGTCCATCATGGCGTCGGAGAAGCAGGTGAACATCCTGATGCAGCTGCTGGACGAGGCGCTGGGCGAGGTGGACACCATCGAGGGAAAGCTCAGCAGCTacgaggagaagctgcagagcgTCAAGGAGCAGATGGACCAGATCTCCCAGAGCAACCGCCTCATCCAGATCAGCAACACCAACAACGTCAAGCTGCTGGACGAGATCCAGTTCCTGGTG AACTACATGGACCTGTCCAAAGGTCACATCCGAGCGCTGCAGGAGGGGGACCTGACCTCCCCCAAAGGCATCGAGGCCTGCATCAACGCGTCCGAAGCGCTCTCTCAGTGCATGAACGTGGCCCTGCGGCCCG GTCACGACAAGCTGACGGCTGTgacgcagcagcagctcctgttcGCCGAGCTGAGGGACACCTTCGCCCGGCGCCTCACCAACCACCTCAACAACGTGTTTGTTCACCAG tTCAACCACTTCAGTCACTTCAAAATGACCATCCCTCAGTTCTATAGGTCCTCCTGTCTGTCGCTTCCA GGCCACGACCAGAGCTCCACGCTGTCCCAGCACACGGAGATGAGCCTGCCCAAACACAGCCCCCTCCACCGGGACCTGCTGCGCTACGCCAAGCTCATGGAGTGGCTGAAGAACACCCACCGGGAGAAGTACGAGGGCCTGTCCAGG ACCTACGTCGACTATATGAGCAGATTATACGAACGAGAGATCAAAGACTTCTTCGAGGTGGCCAAGATAAAGATGGCGGGTACGAGCAAGGAGGCCAAGGGCAAGTTCG CCACGCTTCCGCGGAAAGAGAGTGCACTGAAACAGGAAACGGAGA GCCTGCACGGCAGCTCTGGGAAGCTGACGGGCTCGACCTCGAGCCTCAACAAGCTGACCGTGCAGGGCGCCAACAGCCGGCGCTCCcagtcctcctcgctgctggACATGGGCAACATGTCCGCATCGGACCTGGACGTCGCCGACAGGACCAAGTTTGACAAG ATCTTCGAGCAGGTCCTCAGTGAGCTGGAGCCGCTCTGTCTCGCCGAGCAGGACTTCATCAGCAAGTTCTtcaagctgcagcagcacccgGCGGTGATGCCCCCGCTCGCTCAG CCTGAGACGGAGGAAGCGGACGGAGGCACCGCGTCGAGGATTCCTCCCCAGGCCGAACACAGACAGTCTCTCTCCTCAGA GAAAGACCTCGTGCGGCTGATGATGAATAAGATCTTTCAAAGCATCGAGACCGAGCTCAACAGTCTCATCGCCCTGGGCGACAAGATCGACAGCTTCAACTCTCTGTACATGCTGGTGAAGATGAGTCACCACGTGTGGACGGCCGAGAACGTCGACCCGGCCTCTTACCTCAGCACCACCCTGGGCAACGTGCTGGTCACGGTCAAGAGGAACTTTGACAAATGCATT TCGGCTCAGATCAGACAGATGGAGGAAGTGAAGATTTCTAAGAAAAGCAAAGTGGGAATCCTCCTTTTTGTCACGGGGTTCGAGGAGTTTGCCGAGCTGGCCGAGACCATCTTCCGTAACGCTGAGCGCCGAGGAGACCTGGACAAAGCTTACGTGAAACTCATCAGGGCCGTCTTCATGAATG tggagaAGGTCGCCAACGAAAGCCAGAAAACTCCGCGGGACGTCGTGATGATGGAGAACTTCCACCACATCTTCTCCACGCTGTCGCGTCTGAAGATCTCCTGCCTGGACGCAGAGCGGCGAGAGGCCAAGCACAAGTACACCGACCACCTGCAGTCCTACGTGATCAACTCTCTGGGCCAGCCGCTAGAAAAGCTCAAC CATTTCTTCGAAGGAGTCGAGGCCCGCGTGGCTCAGGGCGTCCgtgaggaggaggtgagctACCAGCTGGCCTTCAACAAGCAGGAGCTGCGTAAAGTCATCAAGGAGTATCCCGGCAAGGAGGTAAAAAAGGGACTCGACAACCTCTACAAGAAGGTTGACAAACATCTGTGCGATGAAGAAAGTCTGCTGCAG GTGGTGTGGCACTCCATGCAGGACGAGTTCATCCGACAGTACAAGCACTTTGAGGACCTGATCGGCAGATGCTACCCTGGGTCTGGAATCACCATGGAGTTCACCATCAGGGACATGTTGGAGTACTTCTCCAGCATTGCTCAGTCCCACTGA
- the exoc1 gene encoding exocyst complex component 1 isoform X3 yields MTAIKHALQRDIFTPNDERLLGIVNVCKAGKKKKNCFLCATVTTERPVQVKVVKVKKSDKGDFYKRQQTWELRDLMEVDAKDASKENPEFDLHFEKVYRWVASSAAEKNSFISCIWKLNQRYLRKKVEFVNVSSQLLEELPKAEESVPSGESQSVAGGDEDALDDYQELSAREEQDIEGMMEMCEYAVSNAEAFAEQLSRELQVLDGANIQSIMASEKQVNILMQLLDEALGEVDTIEGKLSSYEEKLQSVKEQMDQISQSNRLIQISNTNNVKLLDEIQFLVNYMDLSKGHIRALQEGDLTSPKGIEACINASEALSQCMNVALRPGHDKLTAVTQQQLLFAELRDTFARRLTNHLNNVFVHQFNHFSHFKMTIPQFYRSSCLSLPGHDQSSTLSQHTEMSLPKHSPLHRDLLRYAKLMEWLKNTHREKYEGLSRTYVDYMSRLYEREIKDFFEVAKIKMAGTSKEAKGKFGLHGSSGKLTGSTSSLNKLTVQGANSRRSQSSSLLDMGNMSASDLDVADRTKFDKIFEQVLSELEPLCLAEQDFISKFFKLQQHPAVMPPLAQPETEEADGGTASRIPPQAEHRQSLSSEKDLVRLMMNKIFQSIETELNSLIALGDKIDSFNSLYMLVKMSHHVWTAENVDPASYLSTTLGNVLVTVKRNFDKCISAQIRQMEEVKISKKSKVGILLFVTGFEEFAELAETIFRNAERRGDLDKAYVKLIRAVFMNVEKVANESQKTPRDVVMMENFHHIFSTLSRLKISCLDAERREAKHKYTDHLQSYVINSLGQPLEKLNHFFEGVEARVAQGVREEEVSYQLAFNKQELRKVIKEYPGKEVKKGLDNLYKKVDKHLCDEESLLQVVWHSMQDEFIRQYKHFEDLIGRCYPGSGITMEFTIRDMLEYFSSIAQSH; encoded by the exons ATGACAGCCATCAAGCACGCCCTCCAGAGGGACATCTTCACGCCCAACGACGAGCGCCTCCTCGGCATTGTCAACGTCTGCAAGgcggggaagaaaaagaagaactgcTTCCTGTGCGCGACGG TCACCACGGAGAGGCCGGTCCAGGTGAAAGTGGTCAAGGTGAAGAAATCCGACAAAGGGGACTTCTACAAGCGGCAGCAGACGTGGGAGCTCCGAGATCTGATGGAAGTAGACGCCAAAGATGCCAGCAAG GAGAACCCCGAATTCGACCTTCACTTCGAGAAGGTGTACCGCTGGGTGGCCAGCAGCGCGGCCGAGAAGAACTCCTTCATCTCCTGCATCTGGAAGCTGAACCAGCGGTACCTGAGGAAGAAGGTGGAGTTTGTGAATGTCAGTTCTCAGCTGCTGGAAG AACTTCCTAAAGCGGAAG AGTCGGTGCCGAGCGGAGAGAGTCAGAGTGTTGCCGGGGGCGACGAGGACGCCCTGGACGACTACCAGGAGCTGAGCGCCCGCGAGGAGCAGGACATCGAGGGCATGATGGAGATGTGCGAGTACGCCGTCTCCAACGCCGAGGCCTTCGCCGAGCAGCTCTCCAGAGAGCTGCAGGTCCTCGACGGG GCCAATATCCAGTCCATCATGGCGTCGGAGAAGCAGGTGAACATCCTGATGCAGCTGCTGGACGAGGCGCTGGGCGAGGTGGACACCATCGAGGGAAAGCTCAGCAGCTacgaggagaagctgcagagcgTCAAGGAGCAGATGGACCAGATCTCCCAGAGCAACCGCCTCATCCAGATCAGCAACACCAACAACGTCAAGCTGCTGGACGAGATCCAGTTCCTGGTG AACTACATGGACCTGTCCAAAGGTCACATCCGAGCGCTGCAGGAGGGGGACCTGACCTCCCCCAAAGGCATCGAGGCCTGCATCAACGCGTCCGAAGCGCTCTCTCAGTGCATGAACGTGGCCCTGCGGCCCG GTCACGACAAGCTGACGGCTGTgacgcagcagcagctcctgttcGCCGAGCTGAGGGACACCTTCGCCCGGCGCCTCACCAACCACCTCAACAACGTGTTTGTTCACCAG tTCAACCACTTCAGTCACTTCAAAATGACCATCCCTCAGTTCTATAGGTCCTCCTGTCTGTCGCTTCCA GGCCACGACCAGAGCTCCACGCTGTCCCAGCACACGGAGATGAGCCTGCCCAAACACAGCCCCCTCCACCGGGACCTGCTGCGCTACGCCAAGCTCATGGAGTGGCTGAAGAACACCCACCGGGAGAAGTACGAGGGCCTGTCCAGG ACCTACGTCGACTATATGAGCAGATTATACGAACGAGAGATCAAAGACTTCTTCGAGGTGGCCAAGATAAAGATGGCGGGTACGAGCAAGGAGGCCAAGGGCAAGTTCG GCCTGCACGGCAGCTCTGGGAAGCTGACGGGCTCGACCTCGAGCCTCAACAAGCTGACCGTGCAGGGCGCCAACAGCCGGCGCTCCcagtcctcctcgctgctggACATGGGCAACATGTCCGCATCGGACCTGGACGTCGCCGACAGGACCAAGTTTGACAAG ATCTTCGAGCAGGTCCTCAGTGAGCTGGAGCCGCTCTGTCTCGCCGAGCAGGACTTCATCAGCAAGTTCTtcaagctgcagcagcacccgGCGGTGATGCCCCCGCTCGCTCAG CCTGAGACGGAGGAAGCGGACGGAGGCACCGCGTCGAGGATTCCTCCCCAGGCCGAACACAGACAGTCTCTCTCCTCAGA GAAAGACCTCGTGCGGCTGATGATGAATAAGATCTTTCAAAGCATCGAGACCGAGCTCAACAGTCTCATCGCCCTGGGCGACAAGATCGACAGCTTCAACTCTCTGTACATGCTGGTGAAGATGAGTCACCACGTGTGGACGGCCGAGAACGTCGACCCGGCCTCTTACCTCAGCACCACCCTGGGCAACGTGCTGGTCACGGTCAAGAGGAACTTTGACAAATGCATT TCGGCTCAGATCAGACAGATGGAGGAAGTGAAGATTTCTAAGAAAAGCAAAGTGGGAATCCTCCTTTTTGTCACGGGGTTCGAGGAGTTTGCCGAGCTGGCCGAGACCATCTTCCGTAACGCTGAGCGCCGAGGAGACCTGGACAAAGCTTACGTGAAACTCATCAGGGCCGTCTTCATGAATG tggagaAGGTCGCCAACGAAAGCCAGAAAACTCCGCGGGACGTCGTGATGATGGAGAACTTCCACCACATCTTCTCCACGCTGTCGCGTCTGAAGATCTCCTGCCTGGACGCAGAGCGGCGAGAGGCCAAGCACAAGTACACCGACCACCTGCAGTCCTACGTGATCAACTCTCTGGGCCAGCCGCTAGAAAAGCTCAAC CATTTCTTCGAAGGAGTCGAGGCCCGCGTGGCTCAGGGCGTCCgtgaggaggaggtgagctACCAGCTGGCCTTCAACAAGCAGGAGCTGCGTAAAGTCATCAAGGAGTATCCCGGCAAGGAGGTAAAAAAGGGACTCGACAACCTCTACAAGAAGGTTGACAAACATCTGTGCGATGAAGAAAGTCTGCTGCAG GTGGTGTGGCACTCCATGCAGGACGAGTTCATCCGACAGTACAAGCACTTTGAGGACCTGATCGGCAGATGCTACCCTGGGTCTGGAATCACCATGGAGTTCACCATCAGGGACATGTTGGAGTACTTCTCCAGCATTGCTCAGTCCCACTGA
- the exoc1 gene encoding exocyst complex component 1 isoform X4, whose product MTAIKHALQRDIFTPNDERLLGIVNVCKAGKKKKNCFLCATVTTERPVQVKVVKVKKSDKGDFYKRQQTWELRDLMEVDAKDASKENPEFDLHFEKVYRWVASSAAEKNSFISCIWKLNQRYLRKKVEFVNVSSQLLEELPKAEESVPSGESQSVAGGDEDALDDYQELSAREEQDIEGMMEMCEYAVSNAEAFAEQLSRELQVLDGANIQSIMASEKQVNILMQLLDEALGEVDTIEGKLSSYEEKLQSVKEQMDQISQSNRLIQISNTNNVKLLDEIQFLVNYMDLSKGHIRALQEGDLTSPKGIEACINASEALSQCMNVALRPGHDKLTAVTQQQLLFAELRDTFARRLTNHLNNVFVHQGHDQSSTLSQHTEMSLPKHSPLHRDLLRYAKLMEWLKNTHREKYEGLSRTYVDYMSRLYEREIKDFFEVAKIKMAGTSKEAKGKFATLPRKESALKQETESLHGSSGKLTGSTSSLNKLTVQGANSRRSQSSSLLDMGNMSASDLDVADRTKFDKIFEQVLSELEPLCLAEQDFISKFFKLQQHPAVMPPLAQPETEEADGGTASRIPPQAEHRQSLSSEKDLVRLMMNKIFQSIETELNSLIALGDKIDSFNSLYMLVKMSHHVWTAENVDPASYLSTTLGNVLVTVKRNFDKCISAQIRQMEEVKISKKSKVGILLFVTGFEEFAELAETIFRNAERRGDLDKAYVKLIRAVFMNVEKVANESQKTPRDVVMMENFHHIFSTLSRLKISCLDAERREAKHKYTDHLQSYVINSLGQPLEKLNHFFEGVEARVAQGVREEEVSYQLAFNKQELRKVIKEYPGKEVKKGLDNLYKKVDKHLCDEESLLQVVWHSMQDEFIRQYKHFEDLIGRCYPGSGITMEFTIRDMLEYFSSIAQSH is encoded by the exons ATGACAGCCATCAAGCACGCCCTCCAGAGGGACATCTTCACGCCCAACGACGAGCGCCTCCTCGGCATTGTCAACGTCTGCAAGgcggggaagaaaaagaagaactgcTTCCTGTGCGCGACGG TCACCACGGAGAGGCCGGTCCAGGTGAAAGTGGTCAAGGTGAAGAAATCCGACAAAGGGGACTTCTACAAGCGGCAGCAGACGTGGGAGCTCCGAGATCTGATGGAAGTAGACGCCAAAGATGCCAGCAAG GAGAACCCCGAATTCGACCTTCACTTCGAGAAGGTGTACCGCTGGGTGGCCAGCAGCGCGGCCGAGAAGAACTCCTTCATCTCCTGCATCTGGAAGCTGAACCAGCGGTACCTGAGGAAGAAGGTGGAGTTTGTGAATGTCAGTTCTCAGCTGCTGGAAG AACTTCCTAAAGCGGAAG AGTCGGTGCCGAGCGGAGAGAGTCAGAGTGTTGCCGGGGGCGACGAGGACGCCCTGGACGACTACCAGGAGCTGAGCGCCCGCGAGGAGCAGGACATCGAGGGCATGATGGAGATGTGCGAGTACGCCGTCTCCAACGCCGAGGCCTTCGCCGAGCAGCTCTCCAGAGAGCTGCAGGTCCTCGACGGG GCCAATATCCAGTCCATCATGGCGTCGGAGAAGCAGGTGAACATCCTGATGCAGCTGCTGGACGAGGCGCTGGGCGAGGTGGACACCATCGAGGGAAAGCTCAGCAGCTacgaggagaagctgcagagcgTCAAGGAGCAGATGGACCAGATCTCCCAGAGCAACCGCCTCATCCAGATCAGCAACACCAACAACGTCAAGCTGCTGGACGAGATCCAGTTCCTGGTG AACTACATGGACCTGTCCAAAGGTCACATCCGAGCGCTGCAGGAGGGGGACCTGACCTCCCCCAAAGGCATCGAGGCCTGCATCAACGCGTCCGAAGCGCTCTCTCAGTGCATGAACGTGGCCCTGCGGCCCG GTCACGACAAGCTGACGGCTGTgacgcagcagcagctcctgttcGCCGAGCTGAGGGACACCTTCGCCCGGCGCCTCACCAACCACCTCAACAACGTGTTTGTTCACCAG GGCCACGACCAGAGCTCCACGCTGTCCCAGCACACGGAGATGAGCCTGCCCAAACACAGCCCCCTCCACCGGGACCTGCTGCGCTACGCCAAGCTCATGGAGTGGCTGAAGAACACCCACCGGGAGAAGTACGAGGGCCTGTCCAGG ACCTACGTCGACTATATGAGCAGATTATACGAACGAGAGATCAAAGACTTCTTCGAGGTGGCCAAGATAAAGATGGCGGGTACGAGCAAGGAGGCCAAGGGCAAGTTCG CCACGCTTCCGCGGAAAGAGAGTGCACTGAAACAGGAAACGGAGA GCCTGCACGGCAGCTCTGGGAAGCTGACGGGCTCGACCTCGAGCCTCAACAAGCTGACCGTGCAGGGCGCCAACAGCCGGCGCTCCcagtcctcctcgctgctggACATGGGCAACATGTCCGCATCGGACCTGGACGTCGCCGACAGGACCAAGTTTGACAAG ATCTTCGAGCAGGTCCTCAGTGAGCTGGAGCCGCTCTGTCTCGCCGAGCAGGACTTCATCAGCAAGTTCTtcaagctgcagcagcacccgGCGGTGATGCCCCCGCTCGCTCAG CCTGAGACGGAGGAAGCGGACGGAGGCACCGCGTCGAGGATTCCTCCCCAGGCCGAACACAGACAGTCTCTCTCCTCAGA GAAAGACCTCGTGCGGCTGATGATGAATAAGATCTTTCAAAGCATCGAGACCGAGCTCAACAGTCTCATCGCCCTGGGCGACAAGATCGACAGCTTCAACTCTCTGTACATGCTGGTGAAGATGAGTCACCACGTGTGGACGGCCGAGAACGTCGACCCGGCCTCTTACCTCAGCACCACCCTGGGCAACGTGCTGGTCACGGTCAAGAGGAACTTTGACAAATGCATT TCGGCTCAGATCAGACAGATGGAGGAAGTGAAGATTTCTAAGAAAAGCAAAGTGGGAATCCTCCTTTTTGTCACGGGGTTCGAGGAGTTTGCCGAGCTGGCCGAGACCATCTTCCGTAACGCTGAGCGCCGAGGAGACCTGGACAAAGCTTACGTGAAACTCATCAGGGCCGTCTTCATGAATG tggagaAGGTCGCCAACGAAAGCCAGAAAACTCCGCGGGACGTCGTGATGATGGAGAACTTCCACCACATCTTCTCCACGCTGTCGCGTCTGAAGATCTCCTGCCTGGACGCAGAGCGGCGAGAGGCCAAGCACAAGTACACCGACCACCTGCAGTCCTACGTGATCAACTCTCTGGGCCAGCCGCTAGAAAAGCTCAAC CATTTCTTCGAAGGAGTCGAGGCCCGCGTGGCTCAGGGCGTCCgtgaggaggaggtgagctACCAGCTGGCCTTCAACAAGCAGGAGCTGCGTAAAGTCATCAAGGAGTATCCCGGCAAGGAGGTAAAAAAGGGACTCGACAACCTCTACAAGAAGGTTGACAAACATCTGTGCGATGAAGAAAGTCTGCTGCAG GTGGTGTGGCACTCCATGCAGGACGAGTTCATCCGACAGTACAAGCACTTTGAGGACCTGATCGGCAGATGCTACCCTGGGTCTGGAATCACCATGGAGTTCACCATCAGGGACATGTTGGAGTACTTCTCCAGCATTGCTCAGTCCCACTGA